A window of Sagittula sp. P11 genomic DNA:
TGCGGGCGAAACGTCAAGCCGGTTGGCAGCCGCCTGCACCAGCAGTTCGCGCGTGGTGGCGCCGACCACCCGCATCCGCTCGAACCCGTCCTTCATCGCCGTCGACCCGCCCGTCACCTGCAGCGACATGACCTTGCCCACGTGGCCGATCAGGTCGCCGAGGGAACGCTGGAGGGAGGAGGCGTCATAGCCCTTGCCCTCGACCGCGAGGCCCAGCATCGCGTGGTTGTAATAGGCCTGCGCGGGCGGACCGTGGATGATGCGGATCTGGTCGAGCGTGACGTCGAGTTCCTCGGCGATCAGCGCGGCCCATGTGGTCATCGTGCCCTGGCCCATCTCCGCGTGGGGGGCGACGACGGTGATGCCCTCGTTGTCGATCACCACCCAGGGGTTCAGCGCGGTCTCGCCCTCGCCGGGCTCGAGCGGGTTGGGGGCGGGTTTCGCCACGTACCACGCGGCAAAGGCGGCGCCGCCGGCCACGGCGAGCGTGCCGAACAGGAAGGTGCGTCGGGCGATCTTGCCGATGCTGGACATGGATCAGGCTCCTTGCGCGGCGGACTTGATGGCGGCGCGAATGCGGGGGTAGGTGCCGCAGCGGCAGAGGTTGCCCGCCATGGCATCGTCGATCTGCTGGTCGGTGGGGTTCGGCACCTCTTCCAGGAGGGCCGCCGCCTGCATGATCTGACCCGACTGGCAGTAACCGCACTGCGGCACCTGCGCGTCGATGAACGCCTTCTGCAGGCGGTGCAGCGCGTCGGGTGTGCCCAGCCCCTCGATGGTGGTCACGTCGCCCTCGACACTGTCCAGCGGCGTCACGCAGGCCCGCACCGGCTGGCCGTCGATGTGCACGGTGCAGGCGCCGCAGGACGCGACACCGCAGCCGTATTTGGTGCCCGTCAGGTTCAGCGCATCGCGCAGCACCCAGAGGAGCGGCACGTTGCCGGGCAGGTCGACCTCGTGGGCGGTTCCGTTGACGGTCAGGGTGAAAGGCATGGGATCTCCTTCGGGGGAGCTTTGATTTGGCGGGCCGCGATGTCGCGCCCTTTTGTTCGATTGTGCGGCTTCCCGCGCCAAGGTCAAGGCGTGGCGCCCCGGCGGCCCCCGCTTTCCCGCGCTGTTGCTGCGGCGTGTCGCAGGTGCACGCGGCGCCCTGCGATTACAGATCGGTGCGCAGGGTCCAGAGATCCGGGAACAGCTCCACCTCCAGCATGCGCCGCAGGTAGCTGACGCCGCCCGTGCCGCCGGTGCCGCGCTTCAGGCCGATCACCCGCTCGACCGTGGTGACATGGTTGAAGCGCCAGCGGCGGAAGTAGTCCTCCAGGTCCACGAGCTTCTCCGCCAGTTCGTAGAGATCCCAGTGCGCCTGCGGGTTGCGGTACACCTCGGCCCAGGCTTCGCGAAGCGCGGGGACGGGCGCGTGCGGTCTGGCGCGGTCCCGCTGCATTGCCTTGTCGGGAAGGGGGATCGCCTGCGCCAGCCGCTCCACGGCGAGATCGTAGAGCGAGGGCCGGGTCAGTTCTTCCTCCAGCCGCGCGGCGATCTCGGGGCGGTGGGCGTGGGGACGGATCATCGCGGGATTGCGGTTGCCCAGCAGAAACTCGATCTCGCGGTACTGGTAGGACTGGAAGCCCGAGCTCTGCCCCAGCGTTTCGCGGAAGGTGGTGTAATCCGACGGCGTCATGGTGCGCAGCACGTCCCACGCGCTGTTGAGCTGTTCGAAGATCCGCGTGGTCCGGGTCAGCCGCTTGAAGGCGGGGCGCGCGTCTTCGCCGGCAAGGTCGGTGCGGGCGGCGTTCAGTTCGTGCAGGGCCAGCCGCATCCAGAGCTCGGACGTCTGGTGCTGGATGATGAAGAGCATCTCGTCCGGCGCCTCCGACAGCGGTGCCTGTGCCGAGAGGATGGCATCGAGGTGCAGGTAGTCGCCATAGGACATGGACCGGTCAAAGGACA
This region includes:
- a CDS encoding (2Fe-2S)-binding protein — translated: MPFTLTVNGTAHEVDLPGNVPLLWVLRDALNLTGTKYGCGVASCGACTVHIDGQPVRACVTPLDSVEGDVTTIEGLGTPDALHRLQKAFIDAQVPQCGYCQSGQIMQAAALLEEVPNPTDQQIDDAMAGNLCRCGTYPRIRAAIKSAAQGA
- the kynA gene encoding tryptophan 2,3-dioxygenase, translated to MTEPYDPSGEGAQMSFDRSMSYGDYLHLDAILSAQAPLSEAPDEMLFIIQHQTSELWMRLALHELNAARTDLAGEDARPAFKRLTRTTRIFEQLNSAWDVLRTMTPSDYTTFRETLGQSSGFQSYQYREIEFLLGNRNPAMIRPHAHRPEIAARLEEELTRPSLYDLAVERLAQAIPLPDKAMQRDRARPHAPVPALREAWAEVYRNPQAHWDLYELAEKLVDLEDYFRRWRFNHVTTVERVIGLKRGTGGTGGVSYLRRMLEVELFPDLWTLRTDL